One part of the Immundisolibacter sp. genome encodes these proteins:
- the ybaL gene encoding YbaL family putative K(+) efflux transporter — protein MPHETTLIPTIVMGLLLAFVGGFLASKVKLPPLVGYLLAGVAVGPFTPGFVADAKLAAELAEIGIILLMFGVGLHFSIKDLLAVRRVAIPGAIGQIAIATALGVGMAHLWGWTFGAGLVFGLALSVASTVVLLRALEEHGVLDSPNGRIAVGWLIVEDLAMVLALVLLPALAGRLGGVPGATAGDPLWVVLALTLGKLGLFLALVLVVGTRAIPWLLAHVARTGSRELFTLSVLATALGIAYGSAVLFGVSFALGAFFAGVVLSESDFSHQAAADSLPLQDAFAVLFFVSVGMLFDPTIVLREPLAVLAVVLVIVLGKSLAAFGIVMALGYPGSTAFTVSASLAQIGEFSFILAGLGVALGLLPPQGRDLILAGALLSITLNPLVFRGLHRISVWTRTRGGLLARLERRGAERLSTLPTDGEEGPSDHVIIVGYGRVGRVVERGLQGQGIPIVVIDQDRRRIEALRERGAQAVHGNATLPGVLEAAGAAKARLIVIATPVGYQTRRVIELVRNLNPDIDTAVRTHTEAEVAQLMRQGVGVAIMGERELAFGLVDYALRSLGVPDRETQLVVQEMRVSGEGGVYDRRPGEPSRRAPELRQHRVEEPSAE, from the coding sequence ATGCCTCACGAAACCACACTCATCCCCACCATCGTCATGGGGTTGCTGCTCGCGTTTGTCGGTGGATTTCTTGCCAGCAAGGTCAAGCTGCCGCCGCTGGTCGGCTACCTGCTGGCCGGCGTCGCGGTCGGGCCGTTTACGCCAGGGTTCGTTGCCGACGCAAAGCTCGCTGCCGAGCTTGCAGAAATCGGCATCATCCTGTTGATGTTCGGGGTCGGGCTGCATTTCTCGATCAAGGATCTGCTGGCCGTCCGCCGGGTGGCCATTCCCGGAGCGATCGGGCAGATCGCGATAGCCACGGCGCTGGGTGTTGGCATGGCGCATCTGTGGGGCTGGACCTTCGGTGCCGGCCTGGTGTTCGGCCTGGCGTTGTCCGTCGCCAGCACGGTGGTACTGCTGCGCGCGCTGGAGGAGCACGGTGTGCTCGACTCGCCGAACGGACGCATCGCCGTCGGCTGGTTGATCGTTGAAGACTTGGCGATGGTGCTGGCGCTGGTGCTGCTGCCGGCACTGGCGGGCCGGTTGGGCGGTGTTCCCGGTGCAACCGCCGGCGATCCTCTCTGGGTGGTCCTGGCGCTGACGCTGGGCAAGCTTGGGCTGTTTCTGGCGCTGGTGCTGGTCGTTGGCACGCGGGCGATCCCCTGGCTTCTGGCGCACGTGGCGCGTACCGGCTCGCGCGAGCTGTTCACGCTGTCGGTGCTCGCAACTGCGCTGGGCATTGCCTATGGTTCGGCTGTGCTGTTCGGCGTGTCGTTTGCGCTGGGGGCGTTTTTTGCCGGCGTGGTGCTCAGCGAAAGCGACTTCAGCCATCAGGCCGCGGCCGACTCGCTGCCGCTGCAGGATGCCTTCGCCGTGCTGTTTTTCGTGTCGGTGGGCATGTTGTTCGACCCGACCATTGTGCTGCGCGAGCCGCTGGCCGTGCTGGCCGTCGTGCTGGTCATTGTTCTTGGCAAGTCGCTGGCAGCGTTCGGGATTGTGATGGCGCTGGGCTATCCCGGCTCGACGGCATTTACCGTTTCGGCAAGCCTGGCGCAGATCGGCGAGTTCTCGTTCATCCTGGCCGGGCTGGGCGTGGCACTCGGCCTTTTGCCGCCGCAGGGTCGGGACTTGATCCTCGCCGGCGCGCTGCTGTCGATTACGCTCAATCCGCTGGTGTTCAGGGGGCTTCACCGGATTTCCGTCTGGACCCGCACGCGCGGCGGCCTGCTGGCGCGTCTGGAACGGCGCGGCGCAGAGCGGCTGTCCACGCTGCCCACGGATGGCGAAGAAGGTCCGTCCGATCACGTGATCATTGTTGGCTATGGCCGCGTAGGCCGGGTGGTTGAACGGGGGCTGCAAGGCCAGGGCATCCCGATTGTGGTGATCGACCAGGATCGCCGGCGCATCGAGGCGCTACGCGAGCGCGGCGCGCAGGCGGTTCACGGCAACGCCACCCTACCCGGCGTGCTGGAAGCAGCAGGCGCAGCCAAGGCGCGCCTGATCGTGATCGCCACGCCCGTCGGCTACCAGACGCGACGTGTCATCGAGCTGGTGCGCAACCTGAACCCGGACATCGACACCGCAGTGCGTACCCACACCGAGGCCGAGGTCGCCCAGCTGATGCGACAGGGCGTTGGCGTGGCCATCATGGGCGAGCGCGAACTGGCCTTCGGACTGGTGGATTACGCCCTGCGCAGCCTGGGTGTTCCGGATCGCGAAACACAGCTGGTGGTGCAGGAGATGCGGGTGTCGGGCGAGGGCGGCGTCTACGACCGCCGGCCGGGCGAACCCTCGCGCCGCGCGCCGGAACTGCGTCAGCACCGCGTGGAAGAGCCCTCAGCCGAGTGA
- the rnk gene encoding nucleoside diphosphate kinase regulator, protein MNSKPKIIVTEQDYERLDRLLESLPADDFPGKAALQAELDRAQIVDPKDLPPDVVTMNSTVRFRVSSSNEEFRLTLVYPKGVDASGEKISILAPVGSALLGLAQGDEIEWPSPGGGMLKVRIEEVVYQPERAGEYHR, encoded by the coding sequence ATGAACAGCAAACCCAAGATCATCGTCACGGAACAGGACTACGAGCGCCTGGACCGGCTGCTCGAGTCCCTGCCGGCGGATGATTTCCCCGGCAAGGCGGCCCTGCAGGCCGAGCTCGACCGCGCGCAGATCGTGGACCCGAAGGACCTGCCGCCGGACGTGGTCACCATGAACTCCACGGTCCGCTTCCGGGTGTCCTCCTCCAACGAGGAGTTCCGCCTTACGCTGGTCTACCCGAAGGGTGTGGACGCCAGCGGGGAGAAGATCTCCATCCTCGCTCCGGTGGGCAGCGCGCTGCTGGGGCTTGCCCAGGGCGACGAGATCGAGTGGCCGAGCCCGGGCGGCGGCATGCTGAAGGTGCGCATCGAGGAGGTGGTCTACCAGCCGGAGCGGGCGGGCGAGTACCACCGCTGA
- a CDS encoding EAL domain-containing protein, producing MTAHAARRLAIALLLCTGASRAAPGLTVGVGAERPTEVVAARHRPLAAYLSAPLRRTPARLMEILARAGGLEWSRLHALNWQALAATLAPPVDYLPVSSLARTLHTPPRDLASTLSWREWSARHRVMLSITGVAAMAIAALLALLATRNRRLAAGEAALQQALARQRALLSATPYPIFEVDADGLVLDSWAPTVRTTAIAPEQLVGKRIPEALPKAAAQTILQALREAAQHGQVHNAEFSLPTPQGERWFALSAGLIGTSAGPQRFAVLVRHITAERESRRWMDIAASVFTHAGEGVLITGPDSRILAANRAFARILGYPDDTELVGRYTHQLHFDYLGGETVEDVRKSLLQHGTWLGELRGQRACGERYAATLNVNVARNEAGEVTHHVAILTDITQLKTQQRQLEHIAYHDALTGLPNRALLADRLQQAMTAATRRDERVAVVYIDLDGFKAINDRHGHNRGDALLIAVAHRMRDVLRQGDTLARIGGDEFVAVLTDLRSGQDCSPLLERLLAAASEPVPSTGGELRVSASLGVTFYPQDQPIDADQLVRQADQALYQAKLAGKNRCHIYDASHDQAARSRHENLEEIRRALAAGQFVLHYQPKVNLRTGQVIGVEALIRWQHPQRGLLAPELFLPVIENHPLAVELGEWVIDAALRQAALWRHSGLELPISVNVSADHLQQPDFLARLRAALQAHPTLGRGALEIEVLETIALADLEHVAGLMRECADIGVNFALDDFGTGYSSLLYLKHLPAETLKIDQSFVRHLLDDADNLPILECVLTLARGFGRTAVAEGVETVAQGAVLLQLGCEFGQGYGIARPMPAAELPDWIAGWRPPEAWQTATRVARDHQPLLMGDLEHRAWIRAIEAWLRGTRSAPPTVSAHAGRFGTWLGGEGRELYDRSPAFRAIQDLHQQMHDLADELMRLHTQGHSQEALGRIAELYALHERMCGQFGGLVMSLHDGDADPNASAVHRPQMSGTRLRQTRH from the coding sequence GTGACCGCGCACGCGGCTAGGCGTCTCGCCATCGCCTTGCTGCTGTGCACCGGGGCCAGCCGTGCGGCGCCGGGCCTCACGGTTGGCGTCGGGGCCGAGCGCCCTACCGAAGTCGTCGCGGCCCGTCATCGCCCGCTCGCAGCGTACCTGTCGGCGCCGCTTCGCCGCACACCGGCGCGGCTGATGGAAATTCTGGCCCGCGCGGGCGGGCTGGAGTGGTCCCGGTTGCACGCCCTGAACTGGCAGGCGCTGGCAGCCACCCTTGCCCCGCCGGTCGATTACCTGCCGGTGTCGAGCCTGGCCCGCACCTTGCACACGCCGCCCCGCGACCTGGCATCGACCCTGAGCTGGCGGGAATGGTCGGCCCGGCACCGGGTCATGCTGAGCATCACCGGCGTGGCCGCAATGGCCATCGCGGCCCTGCTGGCCTTGCTGGCGACCCGCAACCGCCGCCTGGCTGCCGGCGAAGCAGCGCTCCAGCAGGCGCTGGCCCGCCAGCGGGCTCTATTGTCGGCAACCCCCTATCCGATTTTCGAGGTCGACGCCGACGGACTCGTCCTGGACAGCTGGGCGCCCACTGTGCGCACCACCGCGATCGCGCCTGAACAACTGGTCGGCAAACGGATACCCGAGGCGCTGCCCAAGGCAGCCGCGCAAACGATACTGCAGGCGCTGCGCGAAGCCGCCCAGCACGGGCAGGTGCACAACGCCGAATTTTCGCTGCCCACGCCGCAGGGCGAGCGCTGGTTCGCGCTGTCGGCGGGCCTGATCGGCACCAGCGCCGGCCCGCAGCGCTTCGCCGTGCTGGTGCGCCACATCACCGCCGAGCGCGAATCCCGGCGCTGGATGGACATCGCCGCCAGCGTGTTCACGCACGCCGGCGAGGGCGTGCTGATCACCGGCCCGGACAGCCGCATTTTGGCCGCCAACCGGGCTTTCGCGCGCATCCTCGGCTACCCCGACGATACCGAGCTGGTCGGGCGCTACACGCACCAGCTGCACTTCGACTACCTGGGCGGCGAAACCGTCGAGGACGTGCGCAAAAGCCTGCTGCAGCACGGCACCTGGCTGGGCGAGCTGCGCGGCCAGCGCGCCTGCGGCGAGCGCTATGCGGCCACGCTGAACGTGAACGTGGCGCGCAACGAGGCCGGCGAGGTCACGCACCACGTCGCCATCCTGACCGACATCACGCAGTTGAAAACCCAGCAGCGCCAGCTCGAGCACATCGCCTATCACGATGCCCTGACCGGCCTGCCGAACCGCGCACTGCTGGCCGACCGGCTGCAGCAGGCCATGACCGCGGCGACGCGGCGCGACGAACGCGTGGCGGTGGTCTATATCGATCTGGACGGCTTCAAGGCGATCAACGACCGCCACGGCCACAACCGGGGGGATGCCCTGCTGATCGCCGTCGCCCACCGCATGCGCGACGTGCTGCGCCAGGGCGATACCCTGGCGCGCATCGGCGGCGACGAATTCGTCGCCGTGCTGACCGATCTGCGCAGCGGCCAGGACTGCTCGCCACTGCTCGAGCGCCTGCTGGCGGCCGCCAGCGAACCGGTGCCCAGCACCGGCGGGGAGCTGCGCGTGTCCGCCAGCCTGGGCGTCACGTTCTACCCGCAGGACCAGCCGATCGACGCCGATCAACTGGTGCGGCAGGCCGACCAGGCGCTGTATCAGGCCAAGCTGGCCGGCAAGAACCGCTGCCACATCTACGACGCCAGCCACGACCAGGCGGCCCGCAGCCGGCACGAGAACCTGGAAGAAATCCGCCGGGCGCTGGCCGCCGGCCAGTTCGTGCTGCACTACCAGCCCAAGGTCAACCTGCGCACCGGGCAGGTGATCGGCGTCGAAGCGCTGATTCGCTGGCAACACCCGCAGCGCGGCCTGCTGGCGCCGGAGCTGTTCCTGCCGGTGATCGAAAACCACCCCTTGGCGGTCGAACTCGGCGAATGGGTCATCGACGCCGCCCTGCGCCAGGCGGCGCTGTGGCGCCACAGCGGGCTCGAGCTGCCGATCAGCGTCAACGTCAGCGCCGATCATCTGCAGCAGCCCGATTTCCTGGCCCGGCTGCGCGCGGCGCTGCAGGCCCACCCGACGCTCGGCCGCGGGGCGCTGGAAATCGAAGTGCTGGAAACCATCGCCCTGGCGGACCTCGAGCACGTGGCCGGGCTGATGCGCGAGTGCGCCGACATCGGCGTGAACTTTGCGCTGGACGACTTCGGCACCGGCTACTCGTCGCTGCTGTACCTGAAACACCTGCCGGCCGAAACGCTCAAGATCGACCAGAGCTTCGTGCGCCACCTGCTCGACGACGCCGACAACTTGCCGATCCTGGAGTGCGTGCTGACCCTGGCGCGCGGTTTCGGCCGCACCGCCGTCGCCGAAGGCGTGGAAACCGTCGCCCAAGGCGCCGTGCTGCTGCAGCTGGGCTGCGAGTTTGGGCAAGGCTATGGCATCGCCCGGCCCATGCCGGCGGCCGAGCTACCCGACTGGATCGCCGGCTGGCGCCCGCCCGAGGCCTGGCAGACGGCAACCCGCGTCGCCCGCGACCACCAGCCGCTGCTGATGGGCGACCTGGAACACCGCGCCTGGATCCGGGCGATCGAGGCCTGGCTGCGCGGCACGCGGTCCGCGCCGCCGACGGTCAGCGCCCACGCCGGTCGCTTCGGCACCTGGCTCGGCGGCGAGGGCCGCGAGCTGTACGACCGCTCGCCGGCCTTTCGCGCCATCCAGGACCTGCACCAGCAAATGCACGACCTGGCCGATGAGCTCATGCGGCTGCACACCCAGGGCCACTCGCAGGAGGCCCTGGGCCGCATCGCCGAACTGTACGCGCTGCACGAGCGCATGTGCGGCCAGTTCGGCGGCCTGGTGATGAGCCTGCACGACGGCGACGCCGACCCGAACGCGTCCGCAGTCCACCGCCCGCAGATGTCTGGCACCCGGCTGCGTCAAACGCGCCACTGA
- a CDS encoding ABC transporter substrate-binding protein: MRILPLFTRALALLGLSLCLAACNPGQPLRVGTHSWVGYESLRLARDFGWLPPAVSLSEQTSAGNSLSALRAGTIDAAALTLDEVLQVRAQGVPLTVVLVFDSSAGADVLLARPPISRLADLAGRRVAYEPTAVGSLVLREVLQRAGLTAESVTLVELSPPAQLAAWRSAQVDAVVTYEPTAAQLLREGAVQLFDSRQMPETIFDVLAVRSDRLAGRKTVLRELLAAHFRALEYIRQNHQDAAHRIASYHGISSDEVLRALGGIVQPWLAGNRYALTPGSRFDAAVQQLHALMIERRMLTRPDPLEGLFSADYLPLQEARGP; the protein is encoded by the coding sequence ATGCGAATACTCCCCCTGTTCACGCGCGCCCTCGCCCTGCTCGGCCTGTCGCTGTGCCTGGCCGCCTGTAACCCTGGACAGCCGCTGCGCGTCGGCACGCACTCCTGGGTCGGCTACGAGTCGTTGCGCCTGGCGCGCGATTTCGGCTGGCTGCCGCCTGCCGTCAGCCTGAGCGAGCAGACCAGCGCCGGCAATTCCCTGTCCGCCCTGCGGGCCGGCACCATCGATGCGGCAGCCTTGACTCTGGATGAGGTTCTGCAGGTCCGTGCCCAGGGAGTGCCACTGACGGTGGTGCTGGTGTTCGACAGCTCGGCCGGGGCGGATGTGCTGCTGGCGCGCCCGCCGATAAGCCGCCTGGCCGACCTGGCCGGCCGGCGCGTCGCCTATGAACCGACCGCCGTAGGCAGTCTGGTCTTGCGCGAAGTGCTGCAAAGGGCCGGGCTGACCGCCGAGTCGGTCACGCTGGTGGAACTGAGTCCACCCGCGCAACTGGCGGCCTGGCGCAGCGCCCAGGTCGATGCCGTGGTGACTTACGAGCCGACCGCAGCGCAGTTGCTGCGCGAAGGGGCTGTGCAGCTGTTCGACAGCCGGCAGATGCCAGAAACCATCTTCGACGTGCTAGCGGTTCGCAGCGACCGGCTGGCGGGACGCAAGACGGTGCTGCGCGAACTGCTGGCAGCGCATTTTCGGGCGCTGGAATACATCCGGCAGAACCATCAGGACGCGGCGCACCGCATCGCCTCCTACCACGGCATCTCCAGCGACGAGGTGCTGCGCGCCTTGGGCGGCATCGTCCAACCCTGGCTGGCCGGCAACCGCTATGCGCTGACGCCCGGATCGCGTTTCGACGCTGCCGTGCAACAGCTGCACGCGCTGATGATCGAACGCCGCATGCTGACCCGGCCGGACCCGCTGGAGGGCCTGTTCAGTGCCGACTACCTGCCCCTGCAGGAGGCTCGCGGACCGTGA
- a CDS encoding esterase-like activity of phytase family protein translates to MKIRKRSVFGICMPLLVAAAGAQALSLEPLGRYDTGLIQAGQGTAGETAALRGDRLYVTNADDVSLDIVDVSNPTQPQLQRRVSLAAYGGSVTSVAVSSRNLIAVAVTAAKKTDPGSVVFLTPAGQVIRTATVGALPDMVTFTPDGDRLLVANEGEPDCYGAGCTDPEGTVSIVRVVPMLPRLPVQTVGFSGVAMPDGVRIFGPGATPAQDVEPEYITVDPTGARAFVTLQENNAIAEIDIRTAQVTRVRALGYKDLDGAPVTSTFEVTGLPGIGATAAGQALTLGGFSGLFYEGQTDDGKLKFVTHTDRGPNGEPTGSLRPFLLPDFSPRIVRLELDRTTGQVALTGQVALRLPDGSALTGLPNTAIAGANANSPYNDEVPVDLRGNVLPRQALGADLEGIAVDANGHFWMADEYRPAIYHFDPTGLLIERLVPIGTAAAAGAPAGSFGTEVLPAVLAQRRQNRGFEAIALQDGKVYAFVQSPLRNPTTLANSALNAMRNIRVVEFDPATQATRQFLYVMDNPAPLNADDSIADKIGDAAAMPGGGFLVVERDDDAAPADQVAQITKKIYAFNLTGATDITAKDVLYGGKSLDQMSSSELAAVGVTPLAKVLHVDLASAGYDKVQKVEGLAYIDANTLAVINDNDFGVAGINIDNATGTFTLLPGYQPEPVLLGIVSTSGLDASDRDNVVNIRNWPVYGMYQPDAVASFMAGRRTYLITANEGDARDYDGFAEEERARSVRSSYPAAIQPVLNDNLQLGRLTVTSAPPGGDYSRPYVFGTRSFSIWDAATGDQVWDSGAEIEARTAAAFPGNFNSNNDANTFDDRSDNKGPEPEGVAVGTVAGRSYAFVGLERIGGVMVYDVTDPAAPDFVDYVNPRSFEGDAVGPDSGPEVVRFIEAKDSPNHRPMLVVANEITGSVSLWRVTPAARSPCNRIGGGPVVRAWCRAAALWGDRQ, encoded by the coding sequence GTGAAAATTCGAAAGCGGTCCGTTTTTGGCATCTGCATGCCCTTGTTGGTCGCCGCCGCGGGGGCGCAGGCGCTGTCGCTGGAGCCGCTCGGTCGCTATGACACTGGCCTGATTCAGGCCGGCCAGGGCACTGCCGGTGAGACCGCTGCGCTGCGCGGCGATCGACTGTACGTGACCAACGCCGATGACGTGTCGCTGGACATCGTGGACGTGTCGAACCCGACCCAGCCGCAGCTGCAGCGTCGGGTGTCACTGGCCGCGTACGGCGGCAGCGTCACCAGCGTCGCCGTGTCGTCCAGGAACCTGATCGCCGTGGCAGTCACGGCGGCCAAGAAAACCGATCCGGGCAGCGTGGTGTTCCTGACCCCGGCCGGGCAGGTGATCCGCACCGCTACCGTCGGCGCACTGCCGGACATGGTGACGTTCACGCCGGACGGCGACCGGTTGCTGGTGGCCAACGAAGGCGAGCCGGACTGCTACGGCGCCGGCTGCACCGACCCCGAGGGCACGGTGAGCATCGTCCGCGTGGTGCCGATGCTGCCGCGGCTGCCGGTGCAAACGGTGGGCTTCAGCGGCGTTGCCATGCCCGACGGCGTGCGCATTTTCGGCCCCGGCGCGACGCCGGCGCAGGATGTTGAGCCCGAATACATCACCGTTGATCCGACCGGCGCCAGGGCCTTCGTGACCCTGCAGGAGAACAACGCCATTGCCGAGATCGACATCCGCACCGCCCAGGTCACGCGCGTTCGTGCGCTGGGCTACAAGGACCTTGACGGGGCCCCGGTAACGTCGACCTTCGAGGTGACCGGCCTGCCGGGCATCGGCGCGACCGCTGCCGGCCAGGCACTGACGCTGGGCGGCTTCTCGGGCTTGTTCTACGAGGGCCAGACCGACGACGGCAAGCTCAAGTTCGTCACCCACACCGACCGTGGCCCCAACGGCGAGCCGACCGGCTCCCTGCGCCCGTTCCTGCTGCCCGATTTCAGCCCGCGCATCGTGCGCCTGGAGCTGGACCGGACTACCGGGCAGGTGGCGCTCACCGGGCAGGTGGCGCTGCGCCTGCCGGACGGTAGCGCGCTCACCGGCCTGCCCAACACGGCCATTGCCGGCGCCAATGCCAATTCGCCCTACAACGACGAAGTGCCGGTCGACCTGCGCGGCAACGTGCTGCCGAGGCAGGCGCTGGGCGCCGATCTGGAAGGCATCGCGGTTGATGCCAATGGCCACTTCTGGATGGCCGACGAGTACCGCCCGGCGATCTACCACTTCGATCCGACGGGTCTGCTGATCGAACGCCTGGTGCCGATCGGCACCGCCGCGGCGGCCGGCGCGCCGGCCGGCAGCTTCGGCACCGAGGTGCTGCCCGCAGTGCTCGCCCAGCGGCGCCAGAACCGCGGCTTCGAAGCCATTGCCCTGCAGGACGGCAAGGTCTACGCCTTCGTGCAGAGCCCGCTGCGCAATCCGACCACGCTTGCCAACAGCGCGCTTAATGCCATGCGCAACATCCGCGTGGTGGAGTTTGATCCGGCCACGCAGGCGACGCGCCAGTTCCTGTATGTCATGGACAACCCGGCGCCGTTGAACGCCGACGACAGCATCGCCGACAAGATTGGCGATGCTGCGGCCATGCCCGGCGGCGGCTTCCTGGTGGTGGAACGCGACGATGATGCGGCGCCGGCCGACCAGGTGGCGCAGATCACCAAGAAGATCTACGCCTTCAACCTGACCGGCGCCACCGACATCACCGCCAAGGACGTGCTCTACGGCGGCAAGTCCCTGGACCAGATGAGCAGCAGCGAGCTGGCCGCAGTGGGCGTGACGCCGCTGGCCAAGGTGCTGCACGTGGATCTGGCCAGCGCCGGCTACGACAAGGTGCAGAAGGTCGAAGGGCTGGCGTACATCGACGCCAACACCCTGGCGGTCATCAACGACAACGATTTCGGCGTGGCCGGTATCAACATCGACAACGCGACCGGCACCTTTACGTTGTTGCCCGGTTACCAGCCGGAGCCGGTGCTGCTGGGCATCGTCAGCACCTCCGGTCTGGACGCGTCCGACCGCGACAATGTGGTCAACATCCGCAACTGGCCGGTGTACGGCATGTACCAGCCGGATGCCGTCGCCAGTTTCATGGCCGGCCGCCGGACTTACCTGATCACCGCCAACGAGGGCGATGCCCGCGACTACGACGGCTTCGCCGAAGAAGAGCGCGCCCGCAGCGTGCGCAGCAGCTATCCGGCGGCCATCCAGCCGGTGCTGAACGACAACCTGCAGCTTGGGCGGCTGACGGTCACCAGCGCGCCGCCGGGTGGCGACTATTCGCGGCCCTACGTGTTCGGCACGCGTTCGTTTTCCATCTGGGATGCCGCCACCGGGGATCAGGTGTGGGATTCCGGCGCCGAGATCGAAGCGCGCACCGCGGCCGCTTTCCCCGGCAACTTCAACAGCAACAACGACGCGAACACCTTCGACGATCGCTCCGACAACAAGGGGCCGGAGCCGGAAGGCGTGGCGGTGGGCACCGTGGCCGGCCGCAGCTATGCCTTCGTGGGCCTGGAGCGCATCGGCGGCGTGATGGTCTACGACGTTACCGACCCGGCGGCGCCGGACTTCGTGGATTACGTGAACCCGCGCAGCTTCGAGGGCGACGCGGTCGGCCCGGACAGCGGGCCGGAAGTGGTGCGCTTCATCGAGGCCAAGGACAGCCCCAACCACCGGCCGATGCTGGTCGTTGCCAACGAGATCACTGGTAGCGTGAGTCTGTGGCGGGTGACGCCAGCGGCCCGCAGCCCATGCAACCGTATCGGCGGCGGACCGGTGGTCCGGGCCTGGTGCCGGGCGGCGGCGCTGTGGGGCGATCGGCAGTAA